From one Agathobaculum sp. NTUH-O15-33 genomic stretch:
- the rdgB gene encoding RdgB/HAM1 family non-canonical purine NTP pyrophosphatase has translation MKFILASHNKNKLREMDAILQELGIEVSALPEGAPEPVEDGDTFEENALIKARAACALTGLPALADDSGLCVDALNGAPGVYSARYGSAEYFEYAEKHGLSVGLEPLPPHANDKERTLRLLRNLAAVPDGKRQARFVSAIACVWTDGRELTVRGECEGEIARRLAGENGFGYDPVFFVPDYGCTFGELPAEVKNQISHRARALQKLKEKLNEIVRS, from the coding sequence ATGAAGTTTATACTGGCTTCCCATAACAAAAACAAACTGCGCGAAATGGACGCTATTTTGCAAGAGCTTGGCATCGAGGTCAGCGCGCTGCCCGAAGGCGCGCCCGAGCCTGTGGAGGATGGCGACACCTTTGAGGAAAACGCGCTGATCAAAGCGCGAGCCGCGTGCGCGCTCACCGGTCTACCCGCGCTGGCTGACGATTCCGGGCTTTGTGTGGACGCGCTGAACGGCGCGCCCGGCGTCTATTCGGCGCGGTACGGCTCGGCGGAATATTTCGAGTACGCGGAAAAGCATGGGCTTTCGGTTGGTCTGGAGCCGCTGCCTCCCCATGCAAACGATAAGGAGCGCACGCTCCGGTTGCTGCGAAATCTCGCCGCCGTGCCGGACGGCAAACGACAGGCGCGCTTTGTCTCGGCAATCGCCTGCGTCTGGACGGACGGCCGGGAGCTGACCGTTCGTGGCGAATGCGAGGGCGAAATCGCCCGCCGTCTGGCGGGGGAGAACGGCTTCGGCTACGATCCGGTATTCTTTGTGCCGGATTATGGCTGCACCTTCGGCGAACTGCCGGCAGAGGTGAAAAACCAAATCTCCCACAGAGCGAGAGCGCTGCAAAAACTAAAAGAAAAACTAAATGAAATAGT
- the ftsY gene encoding signal recognition particle-docking protein FtsY — translation MGLFDKIKKGLAKTSDAVTRSLDQVFAGFVTIDDDLLEELEEALILSDVGAVSAAKIVAEVEQRAKRQNVTTSLELRYVLKDTLTDMMLPNQPLDTTGKPAVILVIGVNGVGKTTSIGKLAARYVAEGKKVMLSAADTFRAAAADQLEIWAGRAGADIVRHGAGADPAAVVFDSIAAAKARESDVIIVDTAGRLHNKANLMNELAKIDRVISRELPTASRETLLVLDATTGQNAVHQAEEFNKVAKLSGIVLTKLDGTAKGGIVVAISAGLGVPVKLVGVGEGLDDLVDFDRSAFLEAILPPLEGGIS, via the coding sequence ATGGGTTTATTCGATAAGATCAAAAAGGGACTCGCCAAAACGAGCGACGCGGTCACGCGGTCGCTGGATCAGGTGTTTGCGGGCTTTGTCACGATCGACGACGATCTGCTGGAAGAACTGGAGGAGGCGCTGATTCTGTCCGACGTGGGCGCTGTCTCCGCCGCGAAAATCGTCGCGGAGGTGGAGCAGCGCGCCAAGCGTCAGAATGTGACCACCTCGCTGGAGCTGCGCTACGTTTTAAAGGACACGCTCACCGATATGATGCTGCCTAATCAGCCGCTCGATACGACGGGCAAGCCCGCCGTGATCCTAGTCATCGGCGTCAACGGCGTCGGTAAAACGACCAGCATCGGTAAGCTTGCCGCGCGCTATGTCGCGGAAGGCAAAAAGGTCATGCTGTCCGCCGCGGATACGTTCCGTGCGGCTGCTGCGGATCAGCTTGAGATCTGGGCGGGGCGCGCGGGCGCGGATATCGTCCGCCACGGGGCGGGCGCGGATCCCGCCGCCGTTGTGTTCGATTCGATCGCGGCGGCCAAGGCGCGAGAAAGCGATGTCATCATCGTCGATACCGCGGGCCGTCTGCACAACAAAGCCAATCTGATGAACGAGCTGGCCAAGATCGACCGCGTTATCTCCCGCGAACTGCCGACCGCCTCGCGCGAGACGCTGCTTGTGCTGGATGCGACGACAGGCCAGAACGCCGTGCATCAGGCGGAGGAATTTAACAAGGTCGCGAAGCTGTCCGGCATCGTGCTGACCAAGCTGGACGGTACGGCCAAGGGCGGTATCGTAGTGGCGATCTCGGCGGGTCTTGGCGTGCCGGTCAAGTTGGTCGGCGTGGGCGAAGGACTGGACGATCTGGTCGATTTCGACCGTTCGGCCTTTTTGGAAGCCATTCTGCCGCCGCTTGAAGGAGGAATATCATAA
- the rph gene encoding ribonuclease PH has product MTRPDGRTPGALRPVKITPHYTMHAEGSVLIEMGNTKVICTASVEDNVPPFLTGKGLGWVTAEYAMLPRATNTRKKRDIKSLKLDGRSSEIQRLIGRSLRAVVDRAALGERQITVDCDVIQADGGTRCASITGGFVALWLACQKLLEDGVIEKMPLTASVSAVSVGIFENEAVMDLNYAEDSHAIVDCNVVMTSKGEFIEVQGTGEGRPFTDAELKKLLALAKRGCARLSKVQQKHLVKR; this is encoded by the coding sequence ATGACACGTCCCGATGGAAGAACGCCGGGCGCCCTGCGACCGGTCAAAATAACGCCTCACTACACCATGCACGCCGAGGGTTCGGTGCTGATCGAAATGGGTAACACCAAGGTGATCTGCACGGCGAGCGTGGAGGATAACGTGCCGCCCTTTCTCACGGGCAAGGGCCTTGGCTGGGTGACGGCGGAATACGCCATGCTGCCCCGCGCCACAAACACGCGCAAAAAACGCGATATCAAGAGCTTAAAGCTGGACGGACGCTCGTCTGAAATTCAGCGCCTGATCGGCCGGAGCCTGCGCGCGGTGGTCGATCGCGCCGCGCTGGGTGAGCGCCAGATCACGGTGGACTGCGACGTAATCCAAGCGGACGGCGGCACGCGCTGCGCTTCGATCACTGGCGGCTTTGTCGCGCTGTGGTTGGCTTGCCAAAAGCTGCTGGAGGACGGCGTGATCGAAAAAATGCCGCTCACCGCTTCTGTTTCCGCCGTTTCGGTTGGTATTTTTGAAAACGAGGCCGTGATGGACTTGAACTACGCCGAGGATTCGCACGCCATCGTGGATTGTAACGTGGTGATGACCTCCAAGGGGGAGTTTATCGAGGTGCAGGGCACGGGCGAGGGCCGCCCGTTCACCGATGCGGAGCTAAAAAAGCTGCTCGCGCTTGCAAAACGCGGCTGCGCTAGGCTGAGCAAGGTGCAGCAGAAACACTTGGTAAAGAGGTAG